CAGGTCCACCTCGCCCGCTTGGCCGACGGTACCGAGCTGGCCGTCAAGGTCCAGTATCCCGGCGTGGCCGACGCCATCCGGGCTGACCTGGCCAACACCGAGATGCTCGCCTCGATCATCAAGGCCGGAATCGGTCTGCTGGGCCCGAAGGCGCCAAGGCTCGATCCGAGGGCCGTGGTTGAGGAGGTACAAGATCGCATAGGAGAGGAGCTGGACTACCGGGTGGAGGCCGCGAACCAGCAGGAGTTCGCCACGATCTACGACGGGCATCCCTTCATCCATATCCCGGCGGTTCACCCCGATCTGTCTACCGGCCGGGTACTCACCATGGACTACGTCCACGGACGGCGTTGGGCCGAGGCGATCGACGCGGACGACGCCCTTCGCTGGCGATGGGGAGAAGCCATCTTCCGGTTCGTCTTCTCCAGCCTGCACCGCCACGGCGTGTTCAACGCCGACCCTCACCCCGGGAACTACCTGTTCCACGACGACGGTACCGTCACGTTCCTCGACTTCGGCGCCGTCAAGCGGTTCACCCCCGCGCAGCTCTCGGTGATGTCGGCCGTGGTGGACGCCGCTCTCGCCAGCGATGCCAACGGCGTGCTCCGCGCCTTCGTCGGACTGGGCATGCTGAGCGAAGACGACGCGAAGAGCATCGACCCGGACCGGCTCCTCGAGTTCTACCGCTACGCGCTCAGGGACCGCTGGGACGACCAGCCCTTCACCCAGACACCGGAGTTCGCCGCTGAGATCGTGGCCCGCTCCTACGAGCCCCTCGGACCTTGGTACGACGTGACACGACGGATTCAGATGCCCAAAGACCTTGTCCTCCTGAATCGCATCAACCTCGGCGCCAGTTCGGTGCTCGGGCACCTCTACGCAACCTCTGATTGGCGGGCGATCGACGACGAGATCCGCCACGGCGGATCGCCGAGCACGGAGCTCGGCCGTCTGGAGGCCC
This genomic interval from Acidimicrobiales bacterium contains the following:
- a CDS encoding AarF/ABC1/UbiB kinase family protein, with protein sequence MATRARTRVHQARGGDAAEAAERASQERLAERYAAALGEMKGAAMKVGQILSFVDADGLVSAPNLETFQSALARLQDDVPPLSEREIASVIEAELGASPDDIFAFFSPRPIAAASIGQVHLARLADGTELAVKVQYPGVADAIRADLANTEMLASIIKAGIGLLGPKAPRLDPRAVVEEVQDRIGEELDYRVEAANQQEFATIYDGHPFIHIPAVHPDLSTGRVLTMDYVHGRRWAEAIDADDALRWRWGEAIFRFVFSSLHRHGVFNADPHPGNYLFHDDGTVTFLDFGAVKRFTPAQLSVMSAVVDAALASDANGVLRAFVGLGMLSEDDAKSIDPDRLLEFYRYALRDRWDDQPFTQTPEFAAEIVARSYEPLGPWYDVTRRIQMPKDLVLLNRINLGASSVLGHLYATSDWRAIDDEIRHGGSPSTELGRLEAQWRTGNAARVVPYRSGRSLARTGAGRLPSVPDATPLAI